The following proteins come from a genomic window of Corynebacterium falsenii:
- a CDS encoding metal ABC transporter permease, protein MTDFSTGNWWADTMSLLGVDFVQNAILAALLLGVVSGAIAPLIVMRQMSFAAHSTGELALMGAAAALLFGASVSWGALVGAVLAAVVLTALGMREQDSIVAVVLSFGMGLSVLFIYLYPGRSSTAFSLLTGQIVGVSGTSLGILAGLAGLVVAVVALLWRPLLFATVDPVLAAAGGVKVRVLGLVFAALIGVVASQGVQIVGALLLIALLITPGAAAVKVTSNPVVAVVLSGVFSVVSAVGGLVLSLAPGLPVSVFVTTISFVIYLLCRGVSWLRSRNVDADSVRAREYSPGASAGPGSPGALGASGAPGSPASPGAPDSPGLPDSLDSPGSPDSLTSAPHHPR, encoded by the coding sequence ATGACCGACTTCTCTACCGGCAACTGGTGGGCCGACACGATGAGCCTGCTGGGCGTGGACTTCGTGCAGAACGCAATCCTTGCCGCGCTGCTGCTGGGCGTGGTCTCCGGCGCGATTGCTCCGCTGATCGTGATGCGGCAGATGAGCTTCGCCGCGCACTCCACGGGCGAGCTGGCACTGATGGGCGCGGCGGCGGCACTGCTGTTCGGCGCGAGCGTGAGCTGGGGCGCGCTGGTCGGCGCTGTGCTCGCTGCCGTGGTGCTCACGGCGCTGGGGATGCGCGAGCAAGACAGCATCGTGGCCGTGGTGTTGAGCTTCGGCATGGGACTATCCGTGCTGTTCATCTACCTCTACCCCGGCCGATCCTCCACCGCGTTTAGCCTGCTGACCGGGCAAATCGTGGGCGTGAGTGGTACGTCCCTGGGGATCCTCGCGGGACTAGCGGGCCTCGTGGTGGCTGTGGTGGCGCTGCTGTGGCGGCCGCTGCTGTTCGCCACGGTGGACCCGGTGCTGGCTGCGGCGGGCGGGGTGAAGGTGCGTGTGCTGGGGCTGGTCTTCGCGGCGCTCATTGGTGTGGTGGCGAGCCAGGGCGTGCAGATCGTGGGCGCCCTGCTGCTCATCGCGCTGCTGATCACGCCGGGCGCGGCGGCCGTGAAGGTGACATCCAACCCCGTGGTGGCCGTGGTGCTGTCCGGCGTGTTCTCGGTGGTGTCCGCGGTGGGTGGGCTGGTGCTGTCGCTGGCGCCGGGCCTGCCTGTGTCCGTGTTCGTGACCACCATTAGTTTCGTGATTTACCTGTTGTGTCGCGGTGTGTCGTGGCTGCGGTCTCGGAACGTCGACGCCGACAGCGTCCGCGCCCGCGAGTACTCCCCTGGTGCTTCTGCCGGTCCTGGCTCTCCCGGCGCTCTGGGGGCTTCTGGTGCACCTGGCTCCCCCGCCTCCCCCGGCGCTCCCGATTCACCCGGCCTCCCTGACTCTCTCGATTCCCCCGGCTCCCCAGACTCCCTAACCAGCGCCCCACATCACCCCCGGTAG
- the otsB gene encoding trehalose-phosphatase encodes MSAPDPASPSSFDSSAPAGSAAPRPLTDQDIVSLAAAPDLLVAMDFDGTLAHFSDDPYGVRAIDGAIDALTELAAAPHTTAMVISGRNMDQLTRATELPADGPVLLVGSHGAEPSPAAAGSGASALELTDEQSQLLHDLGERAESIASGLPGAWVEYKPVAVGLHTRTVKDSDAATAAAAELRSFAAGHASSHITEGKNILEIAVVSTTKGEFIQGYRERVNPNDLTVVFAGDDTTDETVLSTLDYSRDLGIRVGGGATSANRSLKAPEDVRDFLQALAKARRQR; translated from the coding sequence ATGAGCGCGCCAGACCCCGCTTCCCCTTCTTCCTTCGATTCCTCTGCTCCCGCCGGTTCTGCCGCCCCGCGCCCGCTGACTGATCAAGACATCGTTTCCCTGGCTGCCGCCCCTGACCTGCTCGTGGCCATGGATTTCGACGGCACACTGGCCCACTTTTCCGACGATCCTTACGGGGTTCGCGCCATCGATGGTGCCATCGACGCCCTCACCGAGCTCGCCGCAGCGCCGCACACCACGGCCATGGTGATTTCCGGGCGCAATATGGACCAGCTCACCCGCGCCACTGAGTTGCCCGCTGATGGCCCCGTTCTGCTCGTGGGTAGCCACGGCGCCGAGCCCTCCCCCGCCGCGGCAGGTTCGGGAGCGTCTGCGCTCGAGCTCACTGATGAGCAGTCACAGCTGCTTCACGACCTCGGCGAGCGTGCCGAATCCATCGCCAGTGGCCTTCCCGGCGCATGGGTGGAGTACAAGCCCGTTGCCGTGGGGCTACACACTCGCACGGTCAAGGACTCCGACGCCGCCACGGCCGCAGCCGCCGAACTACGGTCTTTTGCGGCTGGCCATGCGTCGAGTCACATCACGGAGGGCAAGAACATCCTCGAGATCGCGGTCGTTTCCACCACGAAGGGTGAGTTCATCCAGGGCTATCGGGAGCGGGTGAACCCCAACGATCTCACCGTGGTGTTCGCCGGCGATGACACCACGGACGAAACGGTGTTGAGCACCCTGGATTACAGTCGCGACCTGGGCATCCGCGTGGGCGGCGGTGCCACGAGCGCGAACCGGAGCCTCAAGGCTCCGGAGGACGTGCGCGACTTCCTCCAGGCGCTCGCGAAGGCCCGCCGTCAGCGCTAA
- a CDS encoding glycosyltransferase, with translation MSDTPASTFVDNERQRLVNHVLVGPDEHGVTEYGLRLAHALSELAGGQSVPVHRFATWQDLRDAVDGGWRPGRPSDPGHPSDPGDPVHVTFTDHLFGADPQAAVELVDKLAESRPLSVSVHDVPQPQEGTARYQRRAAAYVRLAERADVLWVNSEHEARFFREECRSQGSRAVDPRIVPLPLPATLTDATDTAGKRGGSGVASDVTVMGFIYPGKGHAELIDALAGTGVRVRALGALAAGHAELGEQLTQAAERGGLDLEISGYLPEEDLERAMRAADVPVCPHRHFSASGSLMKWVALGRRVLVADSDYARELAELWPEFIVTVRDDQWAKAIAELPQGFSEPLEPPTNWTWQDVARAYQRTWLRRIGGVISRQGVAENATDREYAEPPLVSVIVPYYNNPTDLERLVRALDQQDYPGDIECIVADDGSDTPPPIPRDLGFPVRVVRQEDRGFRAAAARNLGAQHARGSVLAFLDGDTIPRSSYLTHAVAGPTADPRVVTIGTRLHGDGTEPTWLADAWKSTDDLHATDDSLWRFVISAVLTCSAELFDRVGGFDGSIVGYGGEDWDFGWRCWNAGALFHHEAKAIADHDAHDWAGRTSSAEAACEEKNRETVALAPRISHPLARPAGVVFTVPDVLVILPAASTWPVGACESVIAGWLALPDVHLLCPRTPSATALFAADPRVHFFSSDATNQPSHTDPAGEWMGARLRVHLAVPAIPQSLEDVTEVDNLGGHVRLIAPPESGERLVREESEVPGEPEELVLAEVDSARYRASRAPGDGPGDALRDVPSDAKAPPRRIPGLVRDVPIAEPWEIIGEPQRLERRFAGW, from the coding sequence ATGAGCGACACCCCAGCATCAACCTTCGTGGATAACGAGCGGCAGCGACTGGTGAACCACGTGCTCGTCGGGCCCGATGAGCACGGCGTGACCGAATACGGCCTGCGCCTCGCCCACGCCCTCAGCGAACTCGCGGGAGGGCAGAGTGTGCCCGTCCACCGCTTCGCGACATGGCAGGACCTCCGAGACGCGGTGGACGGCGGGTGGCGCCCCGGCCGCCCCAGTGATCCCGGCCACCCCAGTGATCCCGGCGATCCCGTGCACGTGACCTTCACTGACCATCTCTTCGGCGCGGACCCGCAGGCCGCCGTGGAGTTGGTGGACAAGCTCGCGGAATCCCGCCCGCTCAGCGTGTCTGTCCACGACGTGCCGCAGCCGCAGGAGGGCACCGCCCGCTATCAGCGCCGCGCCGCCGCCTACGTGCGCCTCGCCGAGCGCGCGGATGTGCTGTGGGTGAACTCCGAGCACGAAGCGCGGTTCTTCCGGGAGGAGTGCCGCAGCCAGGGGAGCCGCGCCGTCGACCCGCGGATCGTGCCGCTTCCCCTCCCGGCCACGCTCACGGATGCTACCGACACGGCAGGAAAGCGGGGCGGCAGCGGGGTGGCGTCGGATGTCACGGTGATGGGATTCATCTACCCAGGCAAGGGGCACGCGGAGCTTATCGACGCGCTGGCCGGGACCGGGGTGCGGGTCCGCGCGCTGGGTGCGTTGGCGGCGGGGCATGCCGAGTTGGGCGAGCAGCTAACGCAGGCGGCCGAGCGCGGCGGGCTGGACCTGGAGATTTCCGGCTACCTACCGGAGGAAGATCTGGAGCGGGCGATGCGCGCTGCCGACGTGCCGGTGTGCCCGCATCGGCATTTTTCGGCGTCTGGGTCGCTGATGAAGTGGGTAGCGCTGGGGCGCCGCGTGCTCGTGGCCGACAGCGACTACGCCCGTGAGCTGGCTGAGCTATGGCCGGAGTTCATCGTCACCGTCCGCGACGATCAGTGGGCGAAGGCGATTGCGGAGCTTCCCCAGGGGTTCAGCGAGCCGCTCGAGCCGCCGACGAATTGGACGTGGCAGGACGTGGCGCGGGCGTATCAGCGCACGTGGCTGCGCCGGATCGGCGGGGTGATCTCCCGGCAGGGCGTGGCCGAGAACGCCACCGATCGAGAATACGCGGAGCCCCCGCTGGTCAGCGTCATCGTGCCGTATTACAACAACCCCACCGACCTCGAGCGGCTTGTGCGCGCGCTCGACCAGCAGGATTACCCCGGCGACATCGAGTGCATCGTAGCCGACGACGGCTCCGACACCCCGCCGCCCATCCCCCGGGATCTGGGTTTTCCCGTGCGCGTGGTGCGCCAGGAGGACCGCGGCTTCCGCGCCGCTGCCGCCCGCAACCTCGGCGCCCAGCACGCCCGCGGCAGTGTGCTCGCCTTCCTTGATGGCGACACGATTCCCCGCTCCAGCTACCTCACGCACGCCGTGGCCGGGCCTACCGCGGACCCGCGCGTGGTCACCATCGGCACGCGGCTTCACGGTGACGGCACCGAACCCACCTGGCTCGCCGATGCTTGGAAGAGCACCGATGACCTCCACGCCACTGACGATTCCCTCTGGCGCTTCGTCATCTCTGCGGTGCTGACGTGCTCGGCGGAGCTCTTCGACCGCGTCGGCGGCTTCGACGGATCCATCGTGGGCTACGGCGGCGAGGACTGGGATTTCGGCTGGCGCTGCTGGAACGCCGGTGCCCTGTTCCACCATGAAGCAAAGGCAATCGCGGATCACGATGCCCACGATTGGGCCGGTCGTACTAGCTCCGCCGAGGCTGCCTGCGAGGAGAAGAACCGCGAGACCGTCGCCCTGGCTCCGCGCATTTCGCATCCGCTGGCCCGCCCGGCCGGTGTGGTGTTCACCGTGCCGGACGTGCTCGTCATCCTCCCTGCTGCGTCTACCTGGCCCGTCGGCGCATGCGAGTCCGTCATCGCGGGCTGGCTCGCCCTCCCAGACGTGCACCTGCTCTGCCCCCGCACGCCCAGCGCGACCGCCCTGTTCGCCGCCGACCCGCGGGTTCATTTCTTTTCCTCCGACGCCACCAACCAGCCCTCCCACACCGACCCCGCTGGGGAGTGGATGGGTGCCCGCTTGCGGGTTCACCTCGCGGTGCCGGCGATCCCGCAGAGCTTGGAAGATGTGACCGAGGTAGACAACCTCGGTGGGCACGTGCGGCTTATCGCCCCGCCGGAAAGCGGGGAGCGCTTGGTGCGAGAGGAGTCAGAGGTGCCAGGGGAGCCAGAGGAGCTGGTGCTGGCCGAGGTCGATAGCGCGCGTTACCGGGCAAGCCGCGCGCCGGGTGACGGCCCGGGTGATGCTCTCCGTGATGTTCCGAGTGACGCGAAGGCGCCGCCGCGGAGGATTCCGGGGTTGGTGCGCGACGTACCCATCGCCGAGCCGTGGGAGATCATCGGTGAACCCCAGCGCCTTGAGCGGCGCTTCGCCGGCTGGTGA
- a CDS encoding META domain-containing protein codes for MANVSSSPADKAGRTRSRTVTTAAAAVAVATLGVGAMTACSSSDKSPLGDTQWQVSHIYDEVSAGGLLPPPSQARTYLVFGEDHFTGESGCVRLFGKLSWTGDYQNLKIDEFNTDSSDDSTPHKQCQPGDEETAVRLRNVLAHQDLKVTRPQDNALKLMQIHKDDQQWQNDYGVAFISGPANTDSGDSGKDK; via the coding sequence ATGGCTAACGTTTCTTCTTCCCCGGCAGACAAGGCAGGGCGCACCCGCTCTCGCACGGTTACTACCGCAGCCGCGGCTGTGGCTGTGGCAACGCTTGGCGTCGGCGCAATGACCGCCTGCAGCTCCTCGGACAAGTCCCCGCTAGGTGATACCCAGTGGCAGGTCAGCCACATCTACGATGAGGTTTCCGCGGGTGGCCTGCTGCCACCCCCAAGCCAGGCGCGGACCTACCTGGTCTTCGGCGAGGACCACTTCACCGGCGAGAGCGGCTGCGTGCGCCTGTTCGGCAAGTTGTCATGGACTGGTGACTACCAGAACCTCAAGATTGACGAATTCAACACCGACTCCAGCGACGACAGTACTCCCCACAAGCAGTGCCAGCCCGGTGATGAGGAAACCGCCGTTCGCCTGCGTAATGTGCTCGCCCACCAGGATCTCAAGGTCACCCGCCCACAGGACAACGCGCTGAAGCTCATGCAGATCCACAAGGACGACCAGCAGTGGCAGAACGATTACGGCGTGGCTTTCATTAGCGGCCCCGCCAACACAGACTCGGGCGACTCCGGCAAGGACAAGTGA
- a CDS encoding WcbI family polysaccharide biosynthesis putative acetyltransferase, translating to MTNIPLAQGITPAGREPHITNRPGIIAPMQQRPASPTPPRLDSADVTPRHHHYGEFYGLAPRWRERTPGAIRICVIGNCQAESQRILLDSTGLFDSFRIPPVHEWDELDVHFARTAMADCDVLVTQAIRDDYRGLPCGDKQLARFLPAHGTVVRYPALRYSGMNPAITIIRVPQDTSLDPPVVPYHDLHNLAAFAGVARTGSPNFDATMQLFLHELRVREVAHGCVEISDVVAEAPRWHTVNHPDNATLMELARRVARRILEVSAGSGASGGSGTSGRSGTSGAEAALPQVHDPGRELLGGIDAPEDPQATAHWGVDNPRTAWVDHGADIPVDQVWEAQREFYRQYPDAVTEGLRRHAPMLRALGYDA from the coding sequence ATGACAAATATCCCGCTCGCGCAGGGGATCACGCCCGCAGGGCGCGAGCCGCACATCACCAACAGACCAGGAATCATCGCGCCCATGCAGCAGCGACCAGCCAGCCCCACACCACCGCGCCTCGACAGCGCCGACGTGACCCCCAGGCATCACCACTACGGCGAGTTCTACGGCCTCGCGCCGCGGTGGCGGGAGCGAACCCCCGGCGCGATCCGCATCTGCGTGATCGGCAACTGCCAGGCCGAATCGCAGCGCATCCTCCTCGATTCCACTGGCCTGTTCGATAGTTTCCGCATCCCGCCGGTTCACGAGTGGGATGAGCTGGACGTTCACTTCGCCCGCACTGCCATGGCCGACTGCGACGTGCTAGTCACCCAAGCCATCCGCGACGACTACCGCGGCCTGCCCTGCGGCGACAAGCAATTGGCCCGGTTTCTGCCTGCCCACGGCACGGTCGTGCGCTACCCCGCGCTGCGCTATAGCGGCATGAATCCCGCCATCACGATCATCCGCGTGCCGCAGGATACGTCCCTGGATCCGCCGGTGGTTCCGTACCACGACCTGCATAATCTCGCCGCGTTCGCTGGTGTTGCTCGGACGGGTTCCCCCAATTTCGACGCCACCATGCAGCTCTTCCTCCACGAACTACGGGTGCGGGAGGTCGCGCATGGCTGCGTGGAGATCAGCGATGTTGTGGCGGAGGCTCCGCGGTGGCACACGGTCAACCATCCGGATAATGCCACGCTCATGGAGCTGGCCCGCCGGGTGGCACGAAGGATTCTGGAGGTTAGTGCTGGCAGCGGTGCCAGCGGCGGCAGTGGCACGAGCGGACGCAGTGGCACCAGTGGCGCTGAAGCAGCGCTGCCGCAGGTCCACGACCCCGGCCGTGAACTGTTGGGCGGCATCGACGCGCCGGAGGATCCCCAGGCCACGGCCCACTGGGGCGTGGACAATCCCCGCACGGCCTGGGTGGACCATGGCGCGGACATCCCCGTCGACCAGGTGTGGGAAGCCCAACGGGAGTTCTACCGGCAGTACCCGGATGCCGTGACCGAGGGGCTGCGCAGGCACGCGCCGATGCTGCGGGCGCTGGGGTACGACGCATGA
- a CDS encoding metal ABC transporter solute-binding protein, Zn/Mn family yields the protein MKKALASITGVLLLGAGLSACSDGGSTDTPADGKTIKVVASTAIWGDLAKEAADGHKNVDVVTILSSKDDDPHEYEATARDLATLDSADLVVANGGGYDNWLTDHVKQGTPVVTALPITEGHDHGGHDHGADDHAAHDHGTEGAAADGHDHAADGHDHAADGHEGHDHGVPNPHAWFNMDDVRNFGNHVAEQLHKLDSSIPDKSEEITKQADELEKRIKALKGKNVVLTESIGQDVVLDSGLKDVTPEGFANAVAKESEPSAADIAATKELIDNGKVGTLITNEQSQTPASAQLIDAAKAHKVAVVNLNETPDEDQTYFEYANSFVDKLEEATKNGS from the coding sequence ATGAAGAAAGCACTAGCCAGCATCACCGGAGTTCTGCTTCTCGGCGCGGGTCTGTCGGCCTGCTCCGATGGAGGCTCGACCGACACCCCCGCCGACGGCAAGACGATCAAGGTCGTCGCCTCCACAGCGATCTGGGGCGACCTCGCCAAGGAGGCCGCCGATGGCCACAAGAATGTGGATGTTGTGACCATCCTGAGTAGCAAGGACGACGATCCCCACGAGTACGAGGCCACCGCCCGCGATCTCGCGACGCTGGATAGTGCGGATCTTGTCGTCGCCAATGGTGGCGGATATGACAATTGGCTCACCGATCACGTGAAGCAGGGCACTCCAGTTGTCACGGCCCTGCCGATCACTGAGGGGCATGACCACGGGGGCCACGATCACGGCGCTGATGATCATGCCGCTCACGACCACGGCACCGAGGGCGCCGCAGCCGATGGACACGATCACGCTGCTGACGGCCACGACCATGCAGCCGACGGTCACGAGGGCCACGATCACGGCGTCCCTAACCCGCATGCCTGGTTCAACATGGACGACGTCCGCAACTTCGGCAACCACGTCGCCGAGCAGCTGCACAAGCTCGATTCCAGCATCCCCGACAAGTCGGAAGAGATCACCAAGCAAGCCGACGAGCTCGAAAAGCGCATCAAGGCCCTCAAGGGCAAGAATGTGGTGCTCACCGAATCCATCGGCCAGGACGTCGTGCTCGATTCCGGCCTGAAGGATGTAACCCCGGAAGGCTTCGCCAACGCCGTCGCCAAGGAATCCGAACCCTCCGCCGCGGACATCGCTGCCACTAAGGAACTCATCGACAACGGCAAGGTCGGTACCCTCATTACCAACGAGCAATCGCAGACCCCCGCATCCGCGCAGCTCATCGACGCCGCCAAGGCCCACAAGGTCGCGGTAGTCAACCTCAACGAAACACCCGACGAAGACCAGACCTACTTCGAGTACGCCAACAGCTTCGTCGACAAACTGGAAGAAGCCACCAAGAATGGTTCTTAA
- a CDS encoding metal ABC transporter ATP-binding protein: protein MVLKFHDASVEPLWRDLNLEVAPGEFLAVLGSNGVGKSTLLNTALGTRALSSGTVEVTGRIGYIPQQRMFDPSIPLRAKDLVGLSLAHGVVKKRRPNKNEVAAALEEVGATGLADMRVGRLSGGQQQIIRQAQALANNPELLLCDEPLLSLDLRAQKRTVELLDSYRRRHNTAIVFVTHGINPILHVTDRVLYLTPHGHTIGTVDEVMTSETLSALYRTEVKVLNVDGRLIVV from the coding sequence ATGGTTCTTAAGTTCCACGACGCATCCGTGGAGCCCCTCTGGCGCGACCTCAACCTCGAGGTCGCGCCAGGCGAGTTTCTAGCCGTCCTGGGCTCCAACGGCGTGGGCAAGTCCACGCTACTCAACACTGCCCTGGGCACCCGCGCGCTCAGCTCCGGCACCGTAGAGGTCACCGGCCGCATTGGTTACATCCCCCAACAGCGCATGTTCGACCCATCCATTCCGTTGCGGGCCAAGGACTTGGTGGGGTTGTCGTTGGCTCATGGCGTCGTAAAAAAAAGAAGGCCCAATAAGAACGAGGTTGCCGCGGCGCTGGAGGAAGTCGGCGCGACCGGGCTGGCCGATATGCGCGTGGGAAGGCTCTCCGGCGGGCAACAGCAGATCATCCGCCAGGCGCAGGCGCTCGCGAACAACCCCGAGTTGCTGCTGTGTGATGAGCCGCTGCTCTCCCTCGATCTGCGGGCACAGAAGCGCACGGTGGAACTGCTCGATTCATACCGGCGGCGGCACAACACCGCGATTGTGTTCGTGACGCACGGCATCAACCCGATCCTGCACGTCACCGACCGGGTGCTGTACCTCACCCCGCACGGGCACACGATCGGCACGGTCGATGAGGTTATGACCAGCGAGACGCTGTCTGCGCTGTACCGCACGGAAGTGAAAGTTCTCAACGTTGACGGAAGGTTGATAGTGGTATGA
- a CDS encoding LacI family DNA-binding transcriptional regulator, translated as MNFPPARRGTLASIAAELGVSRTTVSNAYNRPDQLSPKLREKILQTANRLGYPGPDPTARSLRTRHAGAIGVLLTEDMTYAFEDQASLEFVSGISVACSTMDASMLLIPAGVESNDKPEPADTAARAAQLIGQAAVDGFIVYSVAADDPFLDAVQHRGLPTVICDQPAEVPGGNFVGIDDRHAIQPAVRTLVDAGHRNIGILCIRLDRHPNNGPVTAERLANAQMHVQRSRVQGVLDVLSTIDPTGEPASADTVPIVERHINNEATAYSAAEELLTAHPELTAVVCTTDSQALGVLAYAEDAGLTIPGDLSVTGFDGIPQAVDQGVTTVSQPSRAKGLEAGEMLAQLIKSQDAKKPQAPQRVELPTELIEGTSVGAPRI; from the coding sequence ATGAATTTCCCCCCGGCGCGCCGCGGCACACTAGCCTCCATCGCAGCAGAACTCGGGGTCTCCCGCACCACCGTCTCCAACGCCTACAACAGGCCCGATCAGCTCTCGCCCAAGCTCCGGGAGAAAATCCTGCAAACGGCCAACCGGCTGGGCTACCCGGGCCCCGACCCCACGGCCCGGTCCCTGCGCACCCGCCACGCGGGCGCCATCGGGGTGCTGCTCACCGAGGACATGACGTACGCGTTCGAGGACCAGGCGTCGTTGGAGTTCGTCTCCGGCATCTCCGTGGCCTGTAGCACCATGGACGCATCGATGCTGCTGATTCCTGCTGGCGTCGAATCAAACGACAAACCAGAACCAGCGGACACGGCAGCACGAGCGGCGCAACTGATCGGCCAGGCGGCAGTAGACGGGTTCATCGTGTACTCCGTGGCGGCCGATGACCCGTTCCTCGACGCGGTACAGCACCGCGGACTGCCGACCGTCATCTGCGACCAGCCCGCCGAGGTGCCCGGCGGCAACTTCGTGGGCATCGACGACCGGCACGCGATCCAACCCGCCGTGCGGACGCTCGTGGACGCCGGGCACCGCAACATCGGCATCCTCTGCATTCGCCTGGATCGGCACCCCAACAACGGGCCGGTGACGGCCGAGCGGCTCGCCAACGCGCAGATGCACGTCCAGCGCTCCCGCGTGCAGGGGGTGCTCGACGTGCTAAGCACCATCGATCCAACCGGCGAGCCGGCCAGCGCCGACACCGTGCCGATCGTGGAACGGCACATCAACAACGAAGCCACCGCGTACTCGGCGGCCGAGGAACTTCTCACGGCCCACCCCGAGCTCACCGCCGTGGTGTGCACGACGGACTCGCAGGCACTCGGGGTGCTCGCCTACGCGGAGGACGCCGGGCTGACGATTCCAGGGGACCTCAGCGTGACCGGGTTCGACGGGATTCCGCAGGCCGTGGACCAGGGCGTGACCACTGTGAGTCAGCCCAGCCGGGCGAAAGGTCTGGAAGCGGGGGAGATGCTGGCGCAGCTCATCAAGAGCCAGGACGCGAAGAAGCCGCAGGCGCCGCAGCGGGTGGAGTTGCCGACTGAGCTGATCGAGGGCACGTCGGTGGGGGCGCCGCGGATATAG
- a CDS encoding PDDEXK family nuclease, with the protein MSPMKMEPSASMELFTARQLTDMGVTRRVRRRDFHPVVRGFYVRRRHSLADPVPEYPGHGAVTRAVVLSRMAAGGVASHFSALALAGIPFFVDDQPTTFRRQGRAVHGTLAPLPARDSGNMRETGSTGSAGRARRTRGTNHIRSTTSLRPADQVFLIGCARPPRPHHIWRPLPGNTPLLAQRPMVALADVVASLENDRPYVSTERWRIPPPLQPRATTVRQVQVINAFFHAIPSELTAAQRSLSLVTDLCDAKLVQRLIDLSDPGAESPMETLMRLMVKRPMVERGFRYVSQVDLVVDGRRITRADAIILPNHQSHRIVEVSPRRENEPYPHRVLRLDSSRACGGKGEWAREREWEGAGEWTGELAGERDLSAVALMFDGAHHLQRSQRDRDSAILAAVTGAGLPMLRVTAGMLNEPGHLLGLTLQQLRLC; encoded by the coding sequence ATGAGCCCCATGAAGATGGAGCCCAGTGCATCGATGGAGCTTTTCACCGCCCGGCAGCTCACTGACATGGGCGTAACCCGTCGCGTGCGCAGGCGCGACTTCCACCCAGTCGTGCGGGGGTTCTACGTGCGCCGCAGGCATTCGCTCGCTGACCCGGTGCCGGAGTATCCGGGGCACGGCGCGGTGACGCGGGCGGTGGTGCTATCCCGAATGGCAGCGGGCGGGGTGGCTAGTCACTTTTCGGCGCTGGCGCTGGCGGGGATACCGTTTTTCGTCGACGACCAACCCACCACCTTCCGCCGCCAAGGCCGCGCTGTGCACGGAACGCTGGCCCCTTTGCCAGCGCGGGATTCTGGGAACATGCGGGAAACGGGGAGCACCGGCAGCGCAGGCCGCGCGCGCCGTACAAGGGGCACGAACCACATCCGCAGCACAACATCCCTACGACCTGCAGACCAAGTCTTCCTCATCGGTTGCGCGCGGCCGCCCCGGCCACACCACATCTGGCGCCCACTCCCGGGCAACACACCTTTGCTCGCCCAACGGCCGATGGTGGCGCTCGCGGACGTGGTGGCGTCGCTCGAAAACGACCGTCCATACGTCAGCACCGAACGCTGGCGCATCCCGCCGCCCCTGCAACCGCGGGCGACTACCGTGCGGCAGGTTCAGGTGATCAACGCGTTCTTCCACGCCATTCCCTCGGAACTCACCGCGGCGCAGCGATCATTGTCGCTGGTCACAGACCTGTGCGATGCGAAGCTTGTCCAACGCCTCATCGACCTCTCCGACCCGGGCGCCGAATCGCCGATGGAAACTCTCATGCGGCTGATGGTGAAGCGCCCCATGGTCGAGCGCGGGTTTCGGTATGTGTCGCAGGTTGACCTGGTGGTTGATGGCCGTCGGATCACTCGCGCCGACGCCATCATCCTCCCCAATCACCAATCTCATCGGATCGTTGAGGTGAGTCCGCGCCGGGAGAACGAGCCCTATCCTCATAGGGTGTTGCGTCTGGATTCCTCGAGGGCTTGTGGGGGCAAGGGGGAGTGGGCGCGGGAGCGAGAGTGGGAGGGGGCGGGCGAGTGGACGGGGGAGCTGGCGGGGGAGCGGGATCTCAGCGCGGTGGCACTGATGTTCGACGGGGCGCATCACCTTCAGCGCAGTCAGCGCGACCGTGATTCTGCGATCCTTGCCGCCGTAACTGGGGCGGGGCTGCCGATGCTGCGCGTTACCGCTGGCATGCTCAACGAGCCGGGCCACCTGCTGGGCTTAACCTTGCAGCAGCTCCGCCTGTGCTAG